Proteins found in one Spirosoma rhododendri genomic segment:
- a CDS encoding restriction endonuclease subunit S, with amino-acid sequence MNGWEMVKIKDIVKGFYDGPHATPKESDTGAVFLGIGNIKPEGGIDLSDIRYIAMEDFALWTRRVKPRKNDIVFSYEATLHRYALIPDDLLCCLGRRLALIRVDDTKADFRFIYYTLLSPFWKNQIESRLIAGATVERIPLIEFPNFQLPLPPLPIQRRIADILGRYDALIANYQQQISTLEGMAQELYREWFVRGRCPHAEPGEDGGLPVGWRVGKLREIISHYIGGGWGNDEPSADFPIGAYVIRGTEIPNLKQGQINSEVYRYHKLSSVESRQLAAGDIVFEVSGGSIDQPLGRNALITDEILKQYGDTVICASFCKQIRADGAVTSSYYLQLLFDQLLETQEMNQFEVQSTGISNFRFEDLLDYQPVLLPVKHVLDSFDKIVSPIRKKVGVLNIQLTTLRQTRDALLPRLLSGQLSVEEEKFGSVNGREETDYSQL; translated from the coding sequence ATGAACGGGTGGGAAATGGTTAAGATTAAGGATATAGTGAAAGGGTTCTATGACGGTCCACATGCTACTCCAAAGGAGTCGGACACAGGAGCTGTTTTCTTGGGTATTGGTAACATAAAACCAGAGGGAGGAATTGATCTATCTGATATCCGATACATTGCGATGGAAGACTTCGCTTTGTGGACTAGAAGAGTAAAACCGCGCAAAAACGACATCGTCTTTTCATACGAAGCAACTTTACATCGGTACGCTCTTATTCCTGATGATCTGCTTTGCTGTTTAGGGAGACGTCTTGCTTTGATACGCGTTGACGACACGAAAGCGGACTTCAGGTTTATCTACTACACGCTATTAAGTCCTTTTTGGAAAAATCAAATTGAAAGTCGATTGATAGCAGGAGCGACAGTCGAACGGATACCCCTCATTGAGTTTCCAAATTTTCAACTTCCCCTCCCTCCCCTGCCTATTCAGCGCCGGATTGCGGACATTCTGGGCCGGTACGATGCGTTGATTGCGAATTACCAGCAGCAAATCAGCACGCTGGAAGGCATGGCGCAGGAACTCTACCGCGAGTGGTTCGTTCGGGGCCGCTGCCCCCACGCTGAACCGGGCGAAGACGGCGGATTGCCGGTGGGGTGGCGTGTTGGTAAGCTCCGGGAAATCATTTCGCACTATATAGGTGGCGGTTGGGGAAACGACGAGCCAAGTGCTGATTTTCCGATAGGTGCTTATGTTATCAGAGGAACCGAGATTCCTAATTTAAAACAAGGTCAAATTAATTCTGAGGTATACCGCTACCATAAACTCTCTAGTGTTGAGAGTCGCCAACTAGCCGCTGGAGACATCGTATTTGAAGTATCAGGGGGTAGTATTGACCAACCTTTAGGTCGTAATGCCTTAATTACTGATGAGATTCTAAAGCAGTATGGTGATACGGTTATTTGTGCAAGTTTTTGCAAACAGATAAGGGCTGATGGAGCAGTTACAAGCTCATATTATCTGCAACTCCTGTTCGACCAACTGCTTGAAACCCAAGAAATGAATCAATTTGAGGTTCAGAGTACAGGTATCAGCAACTTCCGTTTCGAGGATTTATTAGATTATCAGCCCGTCCTTTTACCTGTAAAACACGTACTAGATAGTTTTGATAAGATTGTTAGTCCAATCCGAAAAAAAGTTGGTGTCCTAAATATTCAGCTAACTACGCTCCGTCAGACGCGGGATGCGCTGTTGCCGCGTTTGCTGAGCGGGCAGTTATCAGTTGAAGAAGAAAAATTCGGGTCGGTAAACGGACGGGAGGAAACGGATTATAGCCAATTGTGA
- a CDS encoding AAA family ATPase, translating into MMPSCYVIAGPNGAGKSTAAYALIPAGVEQINPDDIARQLRQHLAQQEVVLQQTNDEARRRMDAHSARRESFSVETNLYDEATWQYFMAQQRRGYGFTLLFLCTSQLTTLVERVVNRCQQGGHFVREDVIRERYVKGLYWLNRFFDQPDSLILFDTSHGPLNPVYKRVGGVVEQQADPLPDWVVQHLGRHFGVNTNVSAPSVRSAASVDEVRNLYDRLKGKPPTSS; encoded by the coding sequence ATGATGCCCAGTTGTTACGTCATTGCCGGACCCAACGGTGCGGGCAAGTCGACGGCGGCTTACGCGCTGATTCCGGCGGGCGTTGAGCAGATCAACCCCGACGACATCGCCCGGCAGCTTCGCCAGCACCTCGCCCAGCAGGAGGTCGTACTGCAACAAACCAATGACGAAGCCCGCCGTCGGATGGACGCTCATTCGGCGCGTCGCGAATCGTTCAGCGTCGAAACCAACCTCTACGACGAAGCCACCTGGCAGTACTTCATGGCCCAGCAACGGCGAGGGTACGGTTTCACGCTGCTGTTCCTGTGCACCTCGCAGCTAACCACACTGGTGGAGCGAGTAGTGAACCGGTGTCAGCAGGGTGGTCATTTCGTCCGCGAAGACGTCATCCGGGAGCGGTACGTAAAGGGGCTGTACTGGCTTAATCGCTTTTTCGATCAGCCTGATTCACTGATTCTCTTCGATACGTCCCACGGGCCGCTAAATCCGGTCTACAAACGGGTCGGGGGCGTGGTCGAACAGCAGGCCGACCCATTACCGGATTGGGTCGTTCAGCATCTGGGTAGGCACTTCGGGGTCAACACCAATGTATCCGCCCCCTCCGTGCGGTCGGCAGCGTCGGTCGATGAGGTCCGCAATCTGTACGACCGGCTGAAAGGTAAGCCCCCCACCTCATCTTGA
- a CDS encoding type I restriction endonuclease subunit R yields MANYISENDIEADCVRVLMDELRYDEHLNLWQLPDDGNARFGRSQSAEVVRPGTLRQSLRKLNPTLSNAVLDEAARELTKSRAQQSLFDANQAITRLLREGHDVPTTDVAGNYVTERVRFIDFTHPEANHFCVVQQLTVRGKAARRPDLVVYVNGLPMVFVELKNAVESTQQAYAKNLTDYRRDIPALFHYNLVVVLSNSIDTKVGSLTANYEQFFNWEKVAAESETPVPTNEVDLLRVLRGLFQKHVLIDLLENFVLFYANRAKIVARNHQYLGVNNAVDAFRQRGQNGGKLGVFWHTQGSGKSFSMAFFVQKVQRKVKGTFKFVIVTDREDLEAQIYKTFVRSGKIELTQGTSKSSGAQTYRAPDGASLPGMLTDASPYVFTLINKFRINPNHKGLPYPKLTDSADVVVLVDEAHRSQYADMGENMHRALPNASYIAFTGTPLLDADEKTKEWFGDYVSRYDFADSVADGSTVPIFYQNRVPKVLLQNDTLNEEYAEIIEDENLSDEQQERLTRQYANVTTVITDKDRLETIAKDIVQHFPDRGYLGKGMVISIDKFTALRMHDFVKRYWEERIKELRGQINALPIGSAERAHLEMKRKWMRETEMCVVVSYEADEDSKFSKAGLDIRPHRAMMNRTWGDDHETIEDVFRNPAEPLRLVFVCAKWLTGFDAPTVSTLYLDKPMQNHTLMQTIARANRVAPALRTNGSVATPDDASAEELVSHEKKAGIVIDYIGVFTRLEKALAKYARPSGKKRDYPAEVFEDLLGCLDAAITEAILFMASQGLPVTQLTDSPQTFDKLAQFQAFADYLSRTEELKKEFSVFQTAITSFYEACKPDILTEDLLPASPYRGRYRRIKEVFEYLRKIISRKLDDTGDFDGARAKADQLIDESIVAEAYVIYNTAAVDLSDIDFDALQQKFQAKPYKHLAITDMVDFLRQQVQKMLNRNVNRVDLAQKLNDIIANYNTVSSDVEAFFKALKEYAEQLREEEKRAAAEGLTEEELEIFDLLFKDELSQSDKNKVKTAAQHLLQKLQEANIQKTVLTVDWYKDVMLQGRVRKLVGDILNDDLPDSYDRQVFTEKRDTVYQHVYNLAEQGQRYWA; encoded by the coding sequence GTGGCCAATTATATTTCCGAAAACGACATTGAAGCCGACTGTGTACGCGTGCTGATGGACGAACTCCGCTACGACGAGCACCTGAACCTGTGGCAACTGCCCGACGACGGCAACGCCCGCTTTGGCCGCTCGCAGTCGGCCGAGGTGGTCCGGCCCGGCACCCTCCGCCAAAGCCTGCGGAAGCTGAACCCAACCCTGTCGAACGCGGTGTTGGACGAAGCCGCGCGGGAACTGACCAAATCCCGCGCCCAGCAAAGCCTGTTCGACGCCAATCAGGCCATCACTCGGCTGCTGCGGGAAGGCCACGACGTACCCACCACCGATGTCGCCGGTAACTACGTAACCGAGCGGGTACGCTTCATCGATTTCACCCATCCCGAGGCCAACCATTTCTGCGTGGTGCAGCAGCTTACCGTCCGGGGCAAAGCCGCCCGCCGACCCGATTTAGTGGTGTATGTCAACGGCCTGCCGATGGTCTTCGTGGAGCTAAAGAACGCCGTCGAATCCACCCAGCAAGCGTACGCCAAAAACCTGACGGATTACCGGCGCGACATCCCCGCCCTGTTTCACTACAACCTGGTGGTGGTGCTGTCGAACTCCATCGATACCAAAGTGGGCAGCCTGACGGCCAACTACGAACAGTTTTTCAACTGGGAGAAAGTAGCCGCTGAGTCGGAAACGCCCGTACCTACCAACGAGGTCGACTTGCTGCGGGTGCTGCGCGGGTTGTTTCAGAAGCACGTGCTGATTGACCTGCTGGAAAATTTCGTGCTCTTCTACGCCAACCGGGCCAAGATTGTCGCCCGGAATCACCAGTACCTGGGCGTCAACAACGCGGTAGATGCCTTTCGGCAGCGAGGGCAGAATGGGGGAAAACTGGGCGTTTTCTGGCACACGCAGGGCAGCGGCAAAAGCTTTTCGATGGCGTTCTTCGTCCAGAAAGTACAGCGCAAAGTCAAGGGTACGTTCAAGTTCGTGATCGTCACCGACCGAGAAGACCTGGAAGCCCAGATCTACAAAACCTTCGTGCGGTCGGGCAAGATCGAGCTGACCCAGGGCACCAGCAAAAGTAGTGGCGCACAAACCTATCGGGCACCCGACGGGGCCTCGCTGCCCGGAATGCTGACCGATGCCTCGCCCTACGTCTTTACGCTGATTAACAAGTTCCGGATTAATCCGAACCATAAGGGCCTCCCCTACCCCAAGCTGACCGACAGCGCCGACGTGGTGGTGCTGGTCGACGAAGCGCACCGCAGTCAGTACGCCGACATGGGCGAAAACATGCACCGCGCCCTGCCCAACGCCAGCTACATTGCCTTTACCGGTACGCCCCTGCTGGATGCCGACGAGAAAACCAAAGAATGGTTCGGCGACTACGTCAGCCGGTACGACTTCGCCGATAGCGTGGCCGACGGCTCGACGGTGCCCATCTTCTACCAGAACCGGGTGCCCAAAGTGCTGTTGCAGAACGACACGCTGAACGAGGAATACGCCGAAATCATCGAAGACGAGAACCTAAGCGACGAACAGCAGGAACGGCTGACCCGGCAGTACGCAAACGTCACGACGGTAATTACCGACAAAGACCGGCTGGAAACCATTGCCAAAGACATCGTGCAGCACTTTCCGGACCGGGGCTACCTGGGGAAAGGCATGGTAATTTCCATCGATAAGTTCACCGCGCTGCGGATGCACGACTTCGTAAAACGCTACTGGGAAGAGCGCATCAAAGAACTTCGCGGGCAAATCAACGCCCTGCCTATTGGTTCGGCCGAACGCGCCCACCTGGAAATGAAACGGAAGTGGATGCGCGAAACGGAGATGTGCGTGGTGGTGTCCTACGAAGCCGACGAAGACAGTAAGTTCAGCAAAGCGGGACTGGACATCCGGCCCCACCGGGCCATGATGAACCGAACCTGGGGCGACGACCACGAAACCATCGAGGACGTGTTTCGCAACCCGGCCGAACCGCTGCGGCTGGTCTTCGTGTGTGCCAAATGGCTGACGGGCTTCGACGCCCCCACGGTATCGACGCTGTATCTGGACAAGCCGATGCAGAACCACACACTCATGCAAACCATTGCTCGGGCGAACCGCGTAGCCCCGGCCCTGCGAACGAACGGCAGCGTAGCCACCCCGGACGATGCATCGGCGGAGGAACTGGTCAGCCACGAGAAGAAGGCGGGTATCGTCATAGACTACATCGGAGTGTTTACCCGTCTGGAGAAAGCCCTGGCCAAATACGCCCGCCCGTCGGGTAAGAAGCGGGACTACCCAGCCGAGGTGTTCGAGGATTTATTGGGTTGTCTGGATGCTGCCATTACCGAAGCCATCCTGTTTATGGCCAGTCAGGGCCTACCCGTAACCCAGCTTACCGACAGCCCGCAAACCTTCGACAAGCTGGCCCAGTTTCAGGCGTTCGCCGATTATCTGTCGCGCACCGAAGAACTGAAAAAGGAGTTTTCGGTCTTCCAGACGGCCATTACGTCTTTTTACGAAGCCTGCAAGCCCGACATCCTGACGGAAGACCTGCTCCCGGCTTCACCCTACCGGGGCCGGTACCGGCGCATCAAAGAGGTATTTGAGTATCTGCGTAAAATCATCAGCCGCAAACTGGACGACACCGGCGATTTCGACGGGGCCCGGGCCAAGGCCGACCAGCTCATCGACGAATCGATTGTGGCGGAAGCCTACGTCATTTACAACACGGCGGCCGTTGATTTGAGCGACATTGATTTCGATGCCCTGCAACAGAAGTTTCAGGCCAAACCCTATAAGCATCTGGCCATCACGGACATGGTCGACTTTCTGCGGCAGCAGGTGCAGAAGATGCTCAACCGAAACGTCAACCGGGTCGACCTGGCGCAGAAGCTCAACGATATTATCGCCAACTACAACACCGTCAGCAGCGACGTCGAAGCGTTTTTCAAGGCCCTAAAAGAATACGCGGAGCAACTGCGGGAAGAAGAAAAACGGGCCGCTGCCGAAGGACTAACCGAAGAAGAGTTGGAAATTTTTGACCTGCTCTTCAAAGACGAACTGAGTCAGTCGGACAAAAACAAGGTGAAAACAGCCGCACAGCATCTGTTGCAGAAGTTGCAGGAAGCCAACATTCAGAAAACCGTGTTAACCGTCGACTGGTACAAAGACGTCATGCTACAGGGGCGGGTCAGGAAGCTGGTTGGTGACATTCTCAACGACGACCTCCCCGATTCGTACGACCGGCAGGTTTTTACCGAGAAGCGCGACACGGTGTATCAGCACGTGTACAACTTGGCCGAACAGGGTCAGCGGTACTGGGCGTAG
- a CDS encoding toll/interleukin-1 receptor domain-containing protein has product MPAKKTTVSKSATPKVTPDTGGKKSVKQASTAKNLAKTGAVKAKPSGTIIPKPERTDVFVSYSHADKEWLTKLQIHLRPLKTHHNVVIWADTELRGGDKWRTEIEKALARAKAAILLVSAHFMASDFIINNELPPLLKAAEKDGVLILPIIVGQSGGFTISNLSQFQAMNGPTQPLNLMSPGQVDQILTQVFTRVYEFFVKPTTPAKSGKKSTSKITPEPVVQPSPDKRPVRIKLESRPKQTENSRSGGNKALLVKQTGEWEMITVTKSSVKNNLTVSLNATTSQQRAFLTSLRQQNQLKSIVLGLQTYVCTDVDIHQQTEGTKETWHLTASVQALARKAQITFSAVTPDMQAEAQAKLLLLNTPLPNDQSYPYRLTSLAAPFTASCFPALFSQLSKQQALFKQAAPLIATWFLQMNNIVEHILLLSLTLKGKVLDVHFKGQRSTQYPQEKPAVVEIKGKCDLSKSEGADLIKLGPVNRY; this is encoded by the coding sequence ATGCCAGCCAAGAAAACGACAGTTTCTAAATCGGCCACTCCGAAAGTAACACCTGACACGGGTGGTAAAAAATCGGTAAAACAGGCATCAACCGCTAAGAACCTGGCAAAAACGGGAGCGGTAAAAGCGAAGCCTTCCGGTACAATAATACCGAAACCTGAACGCACTGACGTATTTGTCAGCTACAGCCATGCCGACAAGGAGTGGCTTACCAAATTACAAATTCATTTAAGGCCGCTTAAGACGCATCACAACGTTGTCATCTGGGCTGATACAGAGTTGCGGGGTGGGGATAAATGGCGGACGGAAATCGAGAAGGCACTGGCCAGAGCGAAGGCGGCTATTCTGCTGGTGAGTGCTCACTTCATGGCTTCTGATTTTATCATTAACAATGAGTTGCCGCCCCTGCTTAAAGCAGCCGAAAAAGACGGCGTACTAATTCTGCCCATCATTGTCGGGCAAAGTGGGGGCTTTACCATCAGTAACCTGAGCCAGTTTCAGGCGATGAACGGGCCTACCCAACCCCTGAATTTGATGAGTCCGGGACAAGTGGACCAAATTCTTACCCAAGTCTTTACCCGCGTTTATGAGTTCTTCGTAAAACCGACTACTCCAGCAAAATCCGGTAAAAAAAGCACGTCTAAAATTACACCGGAACCAGTCGTACAACCCTCACCTGACAAACGGCCTGTTCGGATAAAATTGGAATCCCGCCCAAAGCAGACTGAAAACTCTAGGTCCGGCGGGAACAAGGCGCTACTCGTTAAACAAACGGGCGAGTGGGAGATGATTACGGTTACTAAGTCCAGTGTGAAAAACAACCTGACTGTATCGCTCAACGCAACTACGTCACAGCAACGTGCCTTTCTAACGTCACTGCGTCAGCAGAATCAATTAAAAAGCATCGTGTTGGGATTGCAAACGTACGTATGTACGGACGTCGACATTCATCAACAAACAGAGGGAACCAAAGAAACCTGGCATCTGACGGCTTCGGTGCAGGCGCTCGCCCGCAAGGCTCAGATTACGTTCAGCGCCGTGACGCCGGATATGCAAGCTGAAGCGCAGGCAAAACTCTTGCTGCTCAATACGCCTTTACCCAATGATCAGTCCTATCCATATCGACTTACGTCTTTGGCGGCTCCCTTTACGGCTTCCTGCTTCCCGGCGCTATTCAGTCAACTCAGTAAGCAACAAGCACTTTTCAAGCAGGCGGCTCCGCTAATCGCAACCTGGTTTCTCCAGATGAACAACATTGTCGAGCATATCCTGCTCCTCTCATTGACGCTGAAAGGGAAAGTTCTGGACGTTCACTTCAAAGGTCAACGCAGTACGCAGTATCCTCAGGAGAAGCCAGCCGTTGTTGAGATAAAAGGAAAATGTGATCTATCCAAATCGGAGGGAGCGGACTTGATAAAGCTTGGCCCAGTGAACCGCTATTGA